Proteins from a single region of Bos indicus isolate NIAB-ARS_2022 breed Sahiwal x Tharparkar chromosome 6, NIAB-ARS_B.indTharparkar_mat_pri_1.0, whole genome shotgun sequence:
- the SLC34A2 gene encoding sodium-dependent phosphate transport protein 2B, producing the protein MAPWPELENSQPTSEKYTVKADGEQSAKPEKAKETEKDDTGTPITKIELVPSHSTATLIEEPTEVEDPWDLPELKDTGLKWSERDTKGKILCVFQGIGKFILLLVFLYFFVCSLDVLSSAFQLVGGKVAGKFFNNNSIMSNPVAGMVIGVLVTVLVQSSSTSTSIVVSMVASSLLPVHAAIPIIMGANIGTSITNTIVALMQAGDRKEFRRAFAGATVHDFFNWLSVLVLLPLEAATGYLERLTNLVVESFHFKNGEEAPELLKVITDPFTKLIIQLDKSILNQIAMNDESVQNKSMIKIWCKTFTNVTERNVTVPSPENCTSPSLCWTDGLYTWTIKNVTYKENIAKCQHIFVNFNLSDAIVGTILLITSLLILCTCLILIVKLLGSVLRGQVAAVIKKTINTDFPYPFSWVTGYLAILVGAGMTFIVQSSSVFTSAMTPLIGIGVISIQRAYPLTLGANIGTTTTAILAALASPGSTLKSSLQIALCHFFFNISGIILWYPIPFTRLPIRLAKGLGNISSKYRWFAIVYLIVFFFLIPLAVFGLSLIGWPVLVGVASPIVLVILLVVVLKILQSFCPGSLPQKLRSWDFLPFWMRSLEPWDKLITSLTSCFRMRCCCCCRVCCRLCCGLCGCSKCCRCSKCCEDLEEGKDEPVKSPEAFNNLAMDKEAQDGVTKSEVDASGTKIVSSVTAL; encoded by the exons ATGGCTCCTTGGCCTGAGTTGGAAAATAGCCAGCCTACCTCAGAGAAATACACTGTAAAGGCCGATGGTGAGCAGTCTGCCAAGCCTGAGAAAGCTAAGGAGACTGAAAAAG ATGACACCGGTACCCCTATCACCAAGATAGAACTTGTGCCGTCTCATTCCACTGCGACACTGATTGAGGAGCCCACCGAAGTGGAAGACCCCTGGGACCTGCCCGAGCTTAAGGACACGGGGCTCAAGTGGTCAG AGAGAGACACCAAAGGGAAGATTCTCTGCGTCTTCCAAGGGATTGggaaatttattttacttctggTGTTTCTCTACTTCTTCGTGTGCTCCTTGGATGTCCTGAGCAGTGCCTTCCAGCTGGTTGGAG GAAAGGTAGCTGGGAAATTCTTCAACAACAACTCCATCATGTCTAATCCCGTGGCGGGGATGGTGATTGGGGTGCTGGTGACGGTCCTGGTGCAGAGTTCCAGCACCTCCACGTCCATCGTCGTCAGCATGGTGGCCTCCTCAC TGCTGCCCGTGCATGCTGCCATCCCCATTATCATGGGAGCCAACATTGGGACTTCAATTACCAACACCATCGTGGCGCTCATGCAGGCAGGAGATCGGAAAGAGTTCAGAAG GGCCTTTGCGGGGGCCACCGTCCATGACTTCTTCAACTGGCTCTCCGTGCTGGTGCTCTTGCCTCTGGAGGCCGCCACCGGTTACCTGGAGCGCCTGACCAACTTAGTAGTGGAGAGCTTCCACTTCAAGAATGGAGAGGAAGCCCCAGAACTTCTGAAAGTTATCACAGATCCCTTCACAAAGCTCATTATCCAG CTGGATAAAAGTATTCTCAACCAAATTGCAATGAATGATGAGTCGGTCCAAAACAAAAGTATGATCAAGATTTGGTGCAAAACTTTTACCAACGTG ACTGAGAGAAATGTCACCGTCCCCTCGCCTGAGAACTGCACCTCCCCTTCTCTCTGTTGGACGGATGGTTTGTACACCTGGACCATCAAGAACGTGACCTACAAGGAGAACATTGCCAAGT GCCAGCACATCTTCGTGAATTTCAACCTCTCAGATGCTATTGTTGGCACCATCCTGCTGATCACCTCCCTGCTGATCCTCTGTACCTGCCTGATCCTAATTGTCAAGCTCCTGGGCTCTGTGCTCAGGGGGCAGGTGGCTGCTGTCATCAAGAAGACAATCAACACTG aTTTCCCTTACCCCTTTAGCTGGGTGACTGGCTACCTGGCCATCCTTGTGGGGGCAGGCATGACCTTCATTGTTCAGAGCAGCTCTGTGTTCACGTCTGCTATGACCCCACTGATCG GTATCGGTGTGATATCCATTCAAAGAGCATATCCACTAACGCTAGGTGCCAACATtggcaccaccaccaccgccatctTGGCCGCCTTAGCCAGCCCAGGCAGTACTTTGAAAAGCTCACTCCAG ATTGCCTTGTGCCACTTTTTCTTCAACATCTCAGGCATCATCCTGTGGTACCCAATCCCGTTCACTCGCCTGCCCATCCGCCTGGCCAAAGGGCTGGGCAACATCTCATCTAAGTACCGCTGGTTCGCCATCGTCTACTTGATCGTCTTCTTCTTCCTGATCCCTCTGGCGGTGTTTGGCCTCTCCCTGATTGGCTGGCCAGTGCTGGTGGGCGTGGCGTCGCCCATCGTCCTTGTGATCTTACTGGTGGTGGTCCTCAAGATCCTGCAGTCCTTCTGCCCTGGCTCCTTGCCACAGAAGCTCCGAAGCTGGGACTTCCTGCCCTTTTGGATGCGCTCCCTGGAGCCCTGGGACAAGCTCATCACCTCCCTCACCAGCTGCTTCCGgatgcgctgctgctgctgctgccgggTCTGCTGCCGCCTCTGCTGTGGGCTGTGTGGCTGCTCCAAGTGCTGCCGTTGCAGCAAGTGCTGCGAAgacctggaggaggggaaggacgAGCCGGTCAAGTCCCCTGAGGCATTCAATAACTTGGCCATGGACAAAGAGGCCCAGGATGGGGTCACTAAGTCTGAAGTGGATGCCTCAGGCACCAAAATCGTTTCCAGCGTCACAGCCTTGTAG